The Anolis carolinensis isolate JA03-04 chromosome 1, rAnoCar3.1.pri, whole genome shotgun sequence genome window below encodes:
- the LOC134298956 gene encoding uncharacterized protein LOC134298956, translating to MSEEEDQSPNEAERPLQGARPKREETLQAIASSTGYPKPNGVTQRIPRLGRGVSAAAETSWGSGGSMPETVALRLSILETNLSRLSETVGRLVPLLEENLQKEASRYGAEREPSKEGDWSQRGQRASTQSPVAARDEGDEEYWQELQFRDSMAREVERQRALGTLRPPSPTELPTPRMGVGVERPLGPGIGSSGFADEGGEERGVQEEEEDVPYDEERRDEGATARPVCGWAEEPTAAADFQEPRRMTTGVGRGVFQGAARGNLMQPFPMPPRQHQRAAEWMPRREDLKLEYGGESDELNFFLISIRGYMEDNAHTFPSEASRVRAIGNTLKRGAASWYVQLHARRDPCLRSVPRFLAALENRFRDRLEQLRARDQLKGIKQRDKTVPEYAEEFLHLAERVPEWSEVTKVELFKEGLRPEIFSWAAHRDDPETLQGWIQLAGRVESTLAQVKRFRSSSGQQRPVARGRGETRKQERPGGRPGIPSRGDDNKPKPGCFVCGKTGHRAAECWARKGEPPKAPKPKPATGRRAEEEVQAPESSERLDYGERRTEEEDEENGGAMSCSQIPGLNFQALNLTS from the exons ccaggctcggaagaggcgtctctgcggctgcagaaaccagttggggatctggaggaagtatgccggagaccgtggccctgcggttatccatcctggaaactaatttatccaggctgtcggaaaccgtggggagattggtgccattattggaagagaatctccagaaggaggccagccgatatggcgccgagagagaaccaagcaaagaaggagattggagccagaggggccagcgggcgtcaacgcagagccccgtggcggcaagggacgagggagatgaggaatactggcaggagctgcagttccgggacagcatggcgcgagaagtggagcgtcagcgagccctggggaccctgaggccgccgtctccaacagagctcccaaccccccgaatgggcgtcggggtggaaaggccactggggccagggatcgggtccagtggattcgcagacgaaggcggagaggagcggggggtccaggaagaggaggaggatgtgccgtacgacgaggaaaggcgagatgagggggctacagctaggccagtatgcggatgggcggaagagccgacagcggcggcagacttccaggagccgcgcagaatgaccaccggagtggggcgcggcgtgttccaaggagccgcccgaggaaacctgatgcaacccttccccatgccgcccagacaacatcaaagggctgcagaatggatgcctagaagggaagatctcaagctggaatacggaggggaatcagatgaactgaacttttttctaattagcattagaggatacatggaagacaacgcacacacatttccctccgaagcaagcagggttcgagccatcggcaacacactaaagcgaggagcggccagctggtatgtgcaattgcatgccagacgcgacccatgcctgaggtcagtgccccgcttcctcgccgcactggagaaccggttcagggaccggctagagcaattgagggctcgagaccagctgaaaggaataaaacagagggacaaaacggtgcccgagtacgcagaggaattcctccacctcgcggaaagggtaccggagtggtctgaagtaaccaaagtggagctatttaaagagggactacgccccgagattttcagctgggcagcacacagagacgaccccgagacgctccagggatggattcaactagcggggcgcgtcgaatctaccctggcccaagtaaagcgcttcaggagcagcagcggccagcaaagaccggtggcgagaggtcgaggagaaacgaggaagcaagaaagacccggagggaggccggggattccctccagaggagatgacaacaaacctaaaccgggatgctttgtatgtgggaagacgggccaccgagcagcggaatgctgggcccggaagggggagccgccaaaagccccaaaacccaagccagcaaccgggaggcgtgcggaggaggaggtgcaggccccagaatcttcggaaagattg gactatggtgaaagaagaaccgaagaggaggacgaagaaaatgggggcgccatgtcatgcagccagatcccagggctgaatttccaagccctgaatctgacttcataa